A DNA window from Stenotrophomonas sp. 57 contains the following coding sequences:
- a CDS encoding efflux RND transporter periplasmic adaptor subunit: METAERGSRTSAEFVGTVRRSSRAQLSFEQAGRIKAIHVDIGDAIRKGQVLAVLDALPAQQQFARASAQLSAARAALAERQLQFNQQEAMFKDGAVAQVTLTQARAALEASKAELNSAQADVALAQRAVDYSVIRAPFDGQVIARHSEPSVDVTAGQAILNVQGNGQTEVAADVPAHLASALQAGAAASARQDGTVLVPLKLRSVAQHESTAGTVTVLFEAADGGAPLRPGSLIHVLVQVDNASNTLTVPLSSLVPSSTAGAADVFVFSAAHQTVKKVRVRVGSYQGSQVEILGGLTEDAVIVTAGASYLTDGQKVRPYKSQSQLGQGEIR; this comes from the coding sequence GTGGAAACCGCAGAGCGCGGATCCCGCACCTCGGCTGAATTCGTCGGCACCGTCCGCCGATCTTCCAGAGCACAGCTCAGTTTTGAGCAGGCCGGACGGATCAAGGCAATCCACGTCGATATCGGGGACGCGATTCGCAAAGGCCAAGTCCTCGCAGTCTTGGATGCCCTGCCCGCCCAGCAACAGTTCGCCCGGGCAAGCGCTCAATTGAGTGCTGCCCGTGCAGCGCTTGCAGAGCGCCAGCTTCAGTTCAATCAACAAGAGGCAATGTTCAAGGACGGTGCAGTGGCGCAGGTTACCCTGACCCAGGCCCGCGCTGCCTTGGAGGCATCCAAGGCGGAACTCAATAGTGCCCAGGCCGACGTGGCCCTTGCTCAGCGCGCGGTAGATTACAGCGTCATCCGAGCGCCGTTTGACGGCCAAGTCATCGCTCGCCACAGCGAACCGTCGGTTGACGTCACGGCAGGTCAAGCGATTCTGAACGTGCAGGGCAACGGCCAGACGGAAGTTGCAGCCGACGTGCCGGCCCACCTCGCGAGTGCCCTCCAAGCAGGGGCCGCAGCGTCTGCGCGACAGGACGGCACCGTGCTGGTCCCGCTGAAACTGCGATCGGTTGCACAGCACGAATCGACCGCAGGAACTGTGACGGTTCTCTTCGAAGCTGCTGACGGTGGCGCTCCCCTGCGTCCCGGCTCACTGATTCACGTGTTGGTCCAAGTCGACAACGCGAGCAACACCTTGACCGTGCCGCTCTCAAGCCTCGTCCCCAGCAGCACCGCTGGCGCGGCGGATGTCTTTGTTTTCTCTGCGGCTCATCAGACCGTGAAGAAAGTTCGCGTTCGCGTCGGCAGCTACCAGGGGAGCCAAGTTGAAATCCTCGGAGGGTTGACCGAAGACGCTGTGATCGTCACGGCGGGTGCCAGCTATCTCACGGACGGTCAGAAAGTTCGGCCCTACAAGAGTCAGTCCCAGCTTGGACAAGGGGAAATCCGATGA
- a CDS encoding efflux RND transporter permease subunit — protein MNLTQSAIKSSRLTVFACLLLLFGGIFTFFGFPSQEEPSVTIREALVSAALPGLPSEEVEERIAKPLEERLREVAGIKRVVSTIRPGSVLIQLTAQDSVRDLPTLWQRVRAKAAEASAELPPGTQGPLVDDDFGRVAVASVAVTAPGFSTSEMMGPLRAMREELYRLPGVERVAMYGLQEDRVYVDFDKSKLASTGATPNAIIDQLRDKNVLAPGGEAIAAGLSLTLSADSQVRSAHDLADVLVSVPNAKESQVIRLGDLADIRILPPDPPEGGALYKGKPAVVVAISMAKGYSIETFGKDLRAALEHTQSGLPVGFEQHVVTFQPDVVEREMSKMHHVMGETVVIVMAVVMLFLGWRTGLIVGAIVPLTILGSLVVMRALGVELQTVSIAAIILALGLLVDNGIVIAEDIERRLAHGQERISASVDAGRTLAIPLLTSSLVIILAFSPFFFGQTSTNEYLRSLAIVLAVTLLGSWILSITVTPLLCIRFAKVHVHAKEDGQYQSRLYKGYSRIIAKVLDHKVVFIGTMVALLTGALVILTSLPYDFLPKSDRLQFQMPVTLEPGAASTETRKVVTELSAWFADPKQNPEVTESIGYVADGGPRIVLGLTPPLPASNVGYFTVSVAPGTDIDAVIRRARQHVLTTYPTVRAEPKRFSLGTTEAGVAVYRIYGPGEDELRRIGEEVSAKLAALGGTQDVYNDWGVRTPRYAINVDVANAKVAGISNNDISESLRYRYSGAEATRLHSDGTATPVILRSIASEREETARPEDTLVFSSTTGKAVPLGAIATVEASSEPSTIVRRNLMRSLTVTGKNPGMTTSEIVAALKPEIADIKLPPGYRIELGGEMEDAAEANDALLGFMPHALGAILLLFVWQFNSFRKTFIIIASIPFVLIGASLALLATGYPFGFMATFGLLALAGIIVNNAVLLLERIEAELEEGLPRREAVVSAAVKRLRPILMTKLTCIVGLVPLMLFAGPLWTGMAITMIGGLAVGTLVTLGLIPALYDWLFDVRTRTEDTH, from the coding sequence ATGAACCTTACCCAGTCGGCGATCAAATCCAGCCGCCTGACGGTGTTCGCCTGCCTGCTGCTTCTGTTCGGCGGCATCTTCACCTTCTTTGGTTTTCCCTCTCAAGAAGAGCCTTCCGTCACCATCCGTGAAGCACTCGTGTCCGCTGCACTTCCCGGCTTGCCCAGCGAGGAAGTAGAGGAGCGCATCGCCAAGCCCTTGGAGGAGCGACTGCGTGAGGTGGCCGGCATCAAGCGAGTTGTGTCGACCATTCGCCCTGGCAGTGTCCTGATCCAGCTGACGGCGCAGGACAGCGTCCGTGATTTACCCACCCTCTGGCAGCGTGTGCGCGCCAAAGCGGCTGAAGCCAGCGCAGAACTGCCGCCGGGAACCCAAGGACCGCTGGTAGACGACGACTTCGGACGCGTCGCCGTGGCCTCCGTTGCAGTCACCGCGCCCGGATTCAGCACCAGCGAAATGATGGGCCCGCTGCGCGCAATGCGGGAGGAACTCTACCGTCTGCCGGGCGTCGAGCGGGTGGCCATGTATGGACTGCAGGAAGACCGGGTCTACGTTGACTTTGACAAGTCCAAGCTGGCCTCGACCGGGGCTACCCCCAACGCAATCATCGACCAACTCAGGGACAAGAATGTTCTTGCGCCGGGCGGTGAAGCCATCGCCGCCGGTCTATCTCTGACGCTCTCTGCCGACAGCCAGGTCCGCAGCGCTCACGATTTGGCCGACGTGTTGGTCAGCGTGCCCAATGCCAAGGAGAGTCAAGTCATCCGTCTGGGGGATCTGGCAGACATTCGCATTCTGCCGCCGGATCCGCCGGAGGGAGGCGCGCTCTACAAAGGGAAGCCTGCCGTCGTCGTGGCCATCTCCATGGCTAAGGGCTACAGCATCGAGACCTTTGGCAAGGACTTGCGTGCAGCGCTGGAGCACACGCAGTCGGGCCTTCCGGTCGGTTTCGAGCAGCACGTTGTGACGTTCCAGCCAGACGTGGTGGAACGGGAGATGAGCAAGATGCACCACGTCATGGGCGAGACCGTGGTCATTGTCATGGCGGTAGTCATGCTCTTCCTTGGTTGGAGGACCGGGCTCATCGTTGGGGCCATCGTTCCGCTAACCATCCTCGGCTCGTTGGTCGTAATGCGCGCCCTTGGCGTGGAACTCCAAACGGTGTCGATCGCCGCAATCATCCTTGCCTTGGGACTTCTGGTCGACAACGGCATCGTCATTGCTGAGGACATTGAGCGCCGCCTTGCACATGGGCAGGAGCGGATAAGCGCCAGTGTGGACGCTGGAAGGACTCTGGCCATTCCCCTTCTCACCTCCTCGCTGGTGATCATCCTGGCGTTCTCGCCATTCTTCTTTGGTCAAACCTCCACGAACGAATACCTGCGATCCTTGGCGATCGTCTTGGCCGTCACGTTGCTGGGCTCCTGGATCTTGAGCATCACCGTGACGCCCTTGCTATGCATCCGATTCGCCAAGGTCCACGTCCATGCCAAGGAAGACGGTCAGTATCAGAGCCGACTTTACAAAGGCTACAGTCGAATCATCGCCAAGGTGCTGGACCACAAAGTGGTCTTCATTGGTACGATGGTAGCGCTGCTGACCGGCGCGCTGGTCATCCTGACGTCGCTGCCCTACGACTTCCTGCCCAAGTCGGATCGCCTGCAGTTCCAGATGCCAGTCACGCTGGAGCCAGGCGCGGCATCGACCGAAACCAGAAAAGTGGTTACAGAACTCAGCGCTTGGTTTGCTGACCCAAAGCAGAACCCCGAAGTCACCGAGAGCATCGGCTATGTCGCCGATGGCGGACCGCGGATCGTGCTGGGTCTGACACCGCCGCTTCCTGCGTCCAACGTGGGTTACTTCACTGTGAGCGTGGCGCCGGGCACGGATATCGATGCCGTGATCCGCCGTGCCCGCCAGCACGTATTGACGACCTATCCGACGGTGCGAGCCGAGCCCAAGCGGTTTTCGCTCGGCACGACGGAAGCCGGCGTGGCCGTATACCGGATCTACGGACCAGGCGAGGACGAACTGCGCCGCATCGGTGAGGAGGTGAGCGCCAAGCTTGCAGCGCTCGGGGGCACCCAGGATGTCTACAACGATTGGGGAGTGCGCACCCCTCGCTACGCCATCAACGTGGACGTGGCCAACGCGAAAGTGGCGGGCATAAGTAACAACGATATCTCCGAGTCGCTGCGCTATCGCTATAGCGGCGCCGAGGCCACCCGCCTACACAGCGATGGCACTGCAACGCCCGTCATTCTGCGCTCCATCGCCAGCGAGCGAGAAGAGACGGCTCGACCCGAGGACACGTTGGTCTTTTCCAGCACGACCGGCAAGGCAGTGCCTTTGGGCGCTATCGCCACGGTCGAAGCATCCAGCGAACCGTCGACGATCGTGCGTCGCAACTTGATGCGTTCGCTCACGGTCACCGGCAAGAACCCGGGAATGACGACCAGCGAAATCGTCGCTGCGCTCAAACCTGAGATCGCGGACATCAAGCTTCCGCCCGGCTACCGCATAGAGCTGGGAGGAGAGATGGAGGACGCAGCTGAAGCCAACGACGCCTTACTCGGCTTCATGCCTCACGCGCTGGGCGCCATCCTTCTGCTATTCGTCTGGCAGTTCAACTCATTCCGAAAGACCTTCATCATCATCGCCAGCATCCCGTTTGTCCTCATCGGTGCCTCACTGGCACTGTTGGCCACCGGATACCCGTTCGGCTTCATGGCCACGTTTGGGTTGCTTGCGTTGGCCGGAATCATCGTCAACAACGCAGTTCTGCTGCTAGAGCGTATTGAAGCTGAGCTTGAAGAGGGGCTTCCGCGGCGCGAGGCGGTCGTGTCGGCGGCGGTAAAGCGGCTTCGTCCGATCCTCATGACAAAGCTCACCTGCATCGTAGGCCTGGTGCCATTGATGTTGTTTGCCGGTCCGCTGTGGACTGGCATGGCCATCACGATGATCGGTGGCTTGGCAGTGGGAACCCTGGTGACATTGGGCCTCATTCCGGCTCTGTACGACTGGTTGTTTGATGTTCGTACCCGAACGGAGGACACCCACTGA